A single genomic interval of Lathyrus oleraceus cultivar Zhongwan6 chromosome 7, CAAS_Psat_ZW6_1.0, whole genome shotgun sequence harbors:
- the LOC127103270 gene encoding uncharacterized protein LOC127103270, whose amino-acid sequence MSFSRNSTGRSGDSLDGMLNDYVVGKTKMKPQKAVSSKFVAALTCLQFFFAVYATFLLYYMGPSIDLRTKPDFTRIAQQWKHLMITPRIVGHYQESSSSLIQEDNSNQLPSLVCESEKIDFLQKKSNDVQMIKLKRELYEEVLSFQNKTIGTETLEELMRMKSKWDSNGPNPKKPKINVLLNHFKRKTLCAQLDSLLQQTLPFHQVWVLSFGSPNEASLKRIVESYNDSRISFISSSYDFKYYGRFQMALQTEADLVYIVDDDMIPGKKMLEILAHVAGTEKYKNSVLGSIGRILPFRQKDFTFPSYRKFKSREAGLYLPDPAYDITIDKIVQVDFLSSSWFLSAELVKTLFIETPFTFSTGEDLHLSYQLQKYRNAGSFVLPVDPKDKETWGDSEHRLAYVSETTVIFKDIVQVRDDQWWKALSSGYITQWAAMYPQKIDALFYAHSVDEVKALSPLLEKFRSTVGKKAYIVVSGGNFCPCEHAAAALKWPLMVCKERRFKIFDLGVGSLSGVSNSEAPVIQAVYSSLKGLIKIHNPSVVITVDDIDVNVRKALKMASEANSNGTTLVLLPRASVSKVLWMADLRSTALPNWNKMSLSINIITQNRVNSLSRLLKSLTNAYYLGDEIPITFNMDSKVDESTIKLVGSFEWPHGPKTLRRRIIQGGLIRAVSESWYPSSDDNFGLLLEDDIEVSPYYYLWIKYALMNYHYDPQVSLPQLSSISLYTPKIVEVVKERPKWNATDFFKQIHPNTPYLHQLPCSWGAVFFPKHWREFYVYMNMRFTEDAKKNPVQIPKSRTNGWQASWKKFLIDMMYLRGYVSLYPNFPNQASFSTNHMEPGAHISAKDNVVNHNKLDFEVPLLKDDFRNLLPGMKMPSASRLPSLNLFNQAVSLKGLKAAGAKLGQDVLKCDNATEIVAVDHHTGLPQRCSKF is encoded by the exons ATGAGTTTTAGTCGAAATTCGACGGGGAGAAGTGGAGATTCCTTGGATGGAATGTTGAATGACTATGTTGTTGGAAAGACAAAAATGAAGCCTCAAAAAGCTGTCTCCTCAAAATTTGTTGCAGCACTAACATGTCTTCAatttttctttgcagtttatgCAACATTTTTATTGTATTACATGGGTCCTTCTATTGATTTAAGAACCAAACCCGATTTCACAAGAATTGCGCAACAATGGAAGCATCTCATGATCACACCACGCATTGTAGGACATTACCAAGAATCATCTTCTTCACTCATCCAAGAAGACAACAGCAATCAACTTCCATCGCTTGTTTGCGAGAGCGAGAAAATCGATTTCTTGCAAAAGAAGTCAAATGATGTTCAAATGATTAAGCTAAAGAGAGAGCTTTATGAAGAGGTTTTGAGTTTCCAAAACAAAACCATTGGAACTGAGACTCTTGAAGAGCTTATGAGAATGAAATCCAAATGGGATTCAAACGGTCCGAATCCTAAAAAGCCGAAAATCAATGTTTTGTTAAACCACTTCAAGAGAAAAACACTTTGTGCACAACTTGATTCATTACTTCAACAAACACTTCCTTTTCATCAAGTTTGGGTGCTGTCGTTCGGGAGTCCAAACGAGGCGTCGTTAAAAAGAATCGTGGAAAGCTACAACGACTCGAGAATCAGTTTCATAAGTTCGAGTTACGATTTCAAGTACTACGGAAGGTTTCAAATGGCTTTACAAACAGAAGCTGATCTGGTTTATATTGTGGATGATGATATGATACCTGGAAAGAAAATGTTGGAGATTTTGGCGCATGTTGCGGGAACGGAAAAGTATAAGAATTCAGTTTTGGGAAGTATTGGAAGGATATTACCATTTAGACAGAAGGATTTTACTTTTCCAAGTTATAGGAAATTTAAGTCTAGAGAAGCTGGTTTGTATTTGCCTGATCCTGCTTATGATATCACTATTGATAAAATTGTGCAGGTTGATTTTCTTTCAAGCTCTTGGTTTTTATCTGCTGAACTTGTTAAGACTCTTTTCATTGAAACACCTTTTACTTTCTCTACTGGTGAAGATCTACACCTCAG CTATCAGCTTCAGAAGTATAGAAATGCAGGGTCATTTGTTCTACCAGTAGATCCAAAAGACAAAGAAACATGGGGTGATAGTGAGCACAGGCTAGCCTATGTATCAGAAACAACAGTAATTTTCAAAGACATAGTTCAAGTAAGAGATGATCAATGGTGGAAAGCACTTTCATCAGGCTACATAACACAATGGGCAGCAATGTATCCACAAAAAATTGATGCACTCTTTTATGCTCATTCAGTTGATGAAGTAAAAGCACTTTCACCACTTCTCGAAAAATTCAGGTCCACAGTTGGCAAAAAGGCCTACATTGTTGTCTCTGGTGGAAACTTCTGTCCTTGTGAGCATGCTGCAGCAGCTCTCAAATGGCCTTTAATGGTTTGCAAAGAACGTAGGTTTAAGATCTTTGATTTGGGCGTTGGATCGCTTTCTGGCGTGTCGAACTCCGAGGCACCGGTTATACAAGCTGTGTATTCTAGTTTGAAGGGTTTGATTAAGATTCATAACCCAAGTGTTGTTATAACTGTGGATGATATTGATGTTAATGTGAGAAAGGCTTTGAAGATGGCTTCTGAAGCTAATTCAAATGGGACTACATTGGTTCTTTTGCCTAGGGCTTCTGTTTCTAAAGTTCTTTGGATGGCTGATCTTAGATCAACAGCATTGCCAA ATTGGAACAAGATGAGCCTTTCCATCAACATCATAACCCAAAACAGGGTAAACTCCCTATCAAGGCTTCTAAAATCTCTCACCAATGCATACTATCTAGGAGATGAAATTCCAATCACCTTCAACATGGATAGCAAAGTTGATGAATCAACAATAAAACTAGTAGGTTCATTCGAATGGCCACATGGACCCAAAACACTAAGAAGAAGAATCATCCAAGGTGGACTCATAAGAGCAGTAAGTGAAAGTTGGTATCCATCTTCAGATGACAACTTTGGCTTACTccttgaagatgacattgaagTCTCCCCTTATTACTATCTATGGATCAAATATGCACTCATGAATTACCATTATGACCCTCAAGTATCTCTCCCACAACTCTCTTCAATCTCTCTCTACACACCAAAGATCGTTGAAGTTGTCAAAGAGAGACCAAAATGGAATGCAACAGACTTCTTCAAACAAATCCATCCAAACACACCTTACCTTCACCAACTCCCATGCAGTTGGGGAGCAGTGTTTTTCCCTAAACACTGGAGAGAGTTTTACGTTTACATGAACATGAGATTCACCGAAGACGCTAAAAAAAACCCGGTTCAAATTCCGAAATCAAGAACAAACGGCTGGCAAGCCTCATGGAAAAAATTCCTCATAGACATGATGTATCTAAGAGGGTATGTAAGTCTTTATCCAAATTTTCCAAACCAAGCAAGCTTTTCAACCAACCATATGGAACCTGGTGCACATATAAGTGCAAAAGACAATGTGGTTAACCATAATAAATTGGATTTTGAGGTTCCATTACTGAAAGATGATTTCAGAAACTTGTTGCCCGGAATGAAAATGCCTTCGGCGTCGAGATTACCGTCTTTGAATCTTTTCAATCAAGCAGTTTCTCTGAAGGGCCTTAAAGCTGCTGGTGCTAAGTTGGGACAGGATGTGCTTAAATGTGATAATGCTACTGAGATTGTTGCGGTTGATCATCA